In Prunus dulcis chromosome 2, ALMONDv2, whole genome shotgun sequence, a single genomic region encodes these proteins:
- the LOC117617786 gene encoding very-long-chain aldehyde decarbonylase CER1-like, whose amino-acid sequence MASVPGILTEWPWKALGSLKYVILAPWIIHSTWLFVANDAKERDVSYFLMLGVVLWRIIHNQIWISLSRYRTAKGNGRILDRGLEFEQVDRENNWDDQILFNALLFYTGSRHLPGAQKLPLWRAHGVLLTIVLHAGPVEFLYYWFHRALHHHYLYSRYHSHHHSSIVTQPITSVIHPFAEHVVYSALFFIPILGTMLTRTLSVVSFTAYITYIDFMNNMGHCNFELIPNWLFSLFPPLKYFMYTPSYHSLHHTQFRTNYSLFMPIYDYIYETMDKSSDTLYKTSLKREEETPDVLHLTHLTTPESIYHLPLGFASLASQPHTSKWYLWLMWPVTLWSMILTWIYGRTFVVERQRFDNLILQTWAIPKYNLQYYLQWQNEAINSLIEEAIIQAEEKGVKVLCLGLLNQGEELNRYGGVYVHRHPHLKIRIVDGSSLAVAITLNTIPKGTTQILLRGNLTKVAHAVAFALCQKGIQITTLHHDEYLKLTKSLNGMESGLVLAKSYAHKIWLVGDGLSEEEQLRAPKGTLFVPFSQFPPKKLRKDCFYHYTPAMKTPPSLENVHACENWLPRRVMSAWRIAGIVHALEGWKEHECGYNMSNIDKVWQATLQRGFQPLIISTTHTKN is encoded by the exons atGGCTTCTGTGCCTGGAATTCTTACTGAGTGGCCATGGAAAGCTCTTGGAAGCCTcaag TACGTGATCTTGGCTCCATGGATCATCCACAGCACCTGGTTGTTTGTGGCTAACgatgcaaaagaaagagacGTTTCATACTTCCTCATGCTTGGAGTGGTGTTGTGGAGGATCATCCACAACCAGATATGGATCTCTCTGTCTCGATATCGAACTGCCAAAGGCAATGGCCGAATCCTTGACAGGGGTCTCGAATTCGAACAGGTCGATAGAGAAAACAATTG GGATGACCAGATATTGTTCAACGCACTCCTATTCTACACAGGCAGCAGGCACCTGCCTGGGGCTCAAAAGCTGCCACTTTGGAGGGCACATGGAGTTCTTTTAACCATTGTGCTTCATGCTGGTCCTGTGGAGTTCCTGTATTATTGGTTTCACAGAGCACTTCACCATCATTACCTTTACTCTCGCTACCATTCTCATCACCATTCCTCAATCGTTACTCAGCCAATTACtt CTGTGATTCATCCATTTGCGGAGCATGTAGTATATTCTGCGCTCTTCTTTATACCAATTTTGGGAACTATGTTGACGAGAACACTGTCTGTGGTATCTTTTACTGCTTATATTACTTATATTGACTTCATGAACAACATGGGGCACTGCAATTTCGAGCTCATTCCAAACTGGCTCTTTTCCCTATTTCCTCCTCTTAAGTATTTTATGTATACACCCTC GTACCACTCCTTGCATCACACACAATTCAGAACCAATTACTCACTTTTTATGCCAATTTACGATTACATATATGAAACCATGGACAAATCTTCGGATACTCTCTATAAAACTTCACTcaagagagaggaagaaacgCCAGATGTCCTTCATCTAACCCATCTAACAACACCTGAGTCCATCTATCATCTACCGCTAGGATTTGCTTCCTTGGCCTCCCAGCCCCACACATCAAAATGGTACCTATGGCTGATGTGGCCTGTGACATTGTGGTCTATGATTCTAACTTGGATCTATGGCCGTACATTTGTGGTTGAGAGGCAACGTTTCGATAATCTCATATTACAAACTTGGGCTATACCAAAGTACAATTTGCAA TACTACTTGCAATGGCAAAATGAAGCTATCAACAGTTTGATTGAGGAAGCCATAATTCAAGCAGAGGAAAAGGGTGTCAAAGTTTTATGTCTGGGTCTCTTAAATCAG GGTGAGGAGCTGAATAGATATGGTGGTGTGTATGTTCACAGGCATCCTCATCTCAAAATCAGGATTGTGGATGGAAGTAGCTTAGCTGTGGCCATAACCCTAAACACCATTCCAAAAGGAACCACCCAAATTCTTCTTAGAGGCAACCTCACAAAGGTTGCTCATGCCGTTGCTTTTGCTTTGTGCCAGAAGGGTATCCAg ATAACTACATTACACCACGATGAGTATCTGAAGCTCACCAAATCATTAAATGGCATGGAAAGTGGCTTGGTTCTTGCAAAAAGTTATGCACATAAG ATTTGGTTAGTGGGAGATGGATTGAGTGAAGAAGAACAATTGAGAGCACCAAAAGGAACATTATTTGTTCCTTTCTCCCaattcccaccaaaaaaattgCGTAAAGACTGCTTCTACCACTACACTCCAGCAATGAAGACACCCCCATCTCTTGAGAATGTTCATGCTTGTGAG AATTGGTTGCCAAGAAGGGTGATGAGTGCATGGCGCATAGCAGGCATAGTGCATGCCTTGGAAGGCTGGAAGGAGCATGAGTGTGGGTACAACATGTCCAATATTGACAAAGTTTGGCAAGCAACTCTCCAACGTGGCTTTCAGCCTCTCATCATCTCTACCACTCACACCAAAAATTAG